The Corynebacterium vitaeruminis DSM 20294 genome window below encodes:
- a CDS encoding HAD-IB family hydrolase has translation MRKARGTQVSFQQPDPNWHHTPQEFLASWSSTRGNLRRFLEEMALPPIDDHSQREAGEAAAAAAVSELFDLELSDYTKGLDSVTGSIESAGGLHLTSPDPDIPQDEGAAAFFDVDNTLIQGSSLIVFAVGLAKKRYFTLSEILPVLWKQIKFRVTGSENAEDVAEGRQQALEFIKGRSVDELVALCEEIVDNNMSEKLWPGTKQLADTHLAAGHQVWLVSATPVQLAQILAKRLGFTGALGTVAEVEDGKFTGRLVGDILHGPGKKHAVAALATIERLDLSRCTAYSDSINDVPMLSMMGNAVAINPDGPLRKEAKLRGWEIRDYRSIRKALRTFGAPALVTAACSFGGWKLFKK, from the coding sequence ATGAGAAAGGCACGAGGCACCCAAGTGAGCTTCCAGCAGCCTGACCCCAACTGGCACCACACCCCCCAGGAGTTCCTAGCCAGCTGGTCGAGCACGCGCGGCAACCTGCGCCGATTTCTCGAGGAGATGGCGCTGCCGCCCATCGACGACCACTCCCAGCGCGAGGCCGGCGAGGCGGCCGCCGCCGCCGCGGTCTCCGAGCTGTTCGACCTCGAGCTCAGCGACTACACCAAGGGCTTGGACTCGGTCACCGGATCCATCGAGTCCGCGGGCGGGCTGCACCTGACCAGCCCCGACCCCGACATCCCGCAGGACGAGGGCGCGGCCGCCTTCTTCGACGTGGACAACACGCTCATCCAGGGCTCCTCGCTCATCGTGTTCGCGGTGGGGCTGGCCAAGAAGCGCTACTTCACGCTCTCGGAGATCCTCCCGGTGCTGTGGAAGCAGATCAAGTTCCGCGTCACCGGCTCGGAGAACGCCGAGGACGTCGCCGAGGGTCGCCAGCAGGCGCTGGAGTTCATCAAGGGCCGCAGCGTCGACGAGCTGGTCGCGCTGTGCGAGGAGATCGTGGACAACAACATGAGCGAGAAGCTCTGGCCCGGCACCAAGCAGCTGGCCGACACCCACCTGGCCGCGGGCCATCAGGTGTGGCTGGTCAGCGCCACCCCGGTGCAGCTCGCGCAGATCCTGGCCAAGCGCCTGGGCTTCACGGGCGCGCTGGGCACCGTCGCGGAGGTCGAGGACGGGAAGTTCACCGGCCGGCTCGTCGGCGACATCCTCCACGGCCCCGGCAAGAAGCACGCCGTGGCGGCGCTGGCCACCATCGAGCGGCTCGACCTTTCCCGCTGCACGGCCTATTCGGACTCCATCAACGACGTGCCCATGCTGTCCATGATGGGCAACGCGGTGGCGATCAACCCCGACGGACCGCTGCGCAAGGAGGCCAAGCTCCGCGGCTGGGAGATCCGCGACTACCGCTCGATCCGCAAGGCCCTGCGTACCTTCGGTGCCCCGGCGCTGGTCACGGCCGCCTGCAGCTTCGGCGGCTGGAAGCTGTTCAAGAAATAG
- a CDS encoding phosphoglyceromutase, with product MTTGKLILLRHGQSEWNESNQFTGWVDVNLTAKGEGEAKRGGELLKETGNLPEVVYTSLLRRAIRTANIALNAADRHWIPVVRDWRLNERHYGALQGLNKAETKEKYGDEQFMAWRRSYGTPPPELDDNSKYSQVNDVRYANLERVPRTECLKDVVERFVPYFEEEILPRAKRGETVLIAAHGNSLRALVKHLDNISDDDIAALNIPTGIPLVYELDENGKVLNPGGTYLDPEAAAAGAAAVAAQGAK from the coding sequence ATGACTACCGGAAAGCTGATTCTGCTCCGCCACGGACAGAGCGAATGGAATGAATCAAACCAGTTCACCGGCTGGGTGGACGTCAACCTCACCGCGAAGGGCGAGGGCGAGGCCAAGCGCGGCGGCGAGCTGCTCAAGGAGACCGGCAACCTGCCGGAGGTCGTTTACACCTCCCTGCTGCGTCGCGCCATCCGCACCGCGAACATCGCGCTGAATGCGGCCGACCGCCACTGGATCCCCGTCGTGCGCGACTGGCGCCTCAACGAGCGCCACTACGGCGCGCTGCAGGGTCTGAACAAGGCCGAGACCAAGGAGAAGTACGGCGACGAGCAGTTCATGGCATGGCGCCGCTCCTACGGCACCCCGCCGCCGGAGCTGGACGATAACTCCAAGTACTCCCAGGTCAACGACGTGCGCTACGCCAACCTCGAGCGCGTGCCGCGCACCGAGTGCCTGAAGGACGTCGTCGAGCGCTTCGTTCCCTACTTCGAGGAGGAGATCCTTCCTCGCGCCAAGCGCGGCGAGACCGTGCTGATCGCCGCCCACGGCAACTCGCTGCGCGCGCTGGTCAAGCACCTCGACAACATCTCCGACGACGACATCGCCGCCCTCAACATCCCCACCGGCATCCCGCTGGTCTACGAGCTGGATGAGAACGGCAAGGTCCTCAACCCGGGCGGTACCTACCTCGATCCGGAGGCAGCCGCAGCTGGCGCTGCCGCAGTTGCCGCGCAGGGAGCCAAGTAA
- a CDS encoding sensor histidine kinase, which produces MNIFAAFLLGVVLMGLALPAYQWLRARFRRYRSAATLTDNQVTTVSQVLHLTVQGSPTGVAVVDRTGSVILTNGRAHDMGIVHERALTEEILPLVDQAFEDKETHTLDFATSKRRHGSRITSVRAVVKPLTLVDDRFVIIYSTDESENVRMESARRDFVANVSHELKTPVGGMALLAEALMEASDDPDSVQYFGGKLQKEAHRMADMINELISLSKLQGAEALPDMELVAVDEIIDEAIERNKLAAENADIELMRGGRSGVSVMGDKNLLVTAVSNLVSNAINYSPSAQPVTVSTKKADEETVLIRVTDRGIGIAPEDQKRVFERFFRVDKARSRSTGGTGLGLAIVKHVVANHGGNIKLWSRPGTGSTFTLELPIHHADPQGQIPVSDIEPDISLRPTTHRVGSRRKDKTL; this is translated from the coding sequence GTGAATATCTTTGCAGCGTTTTTGTTGGGCGTGGTCCTCATGGGCCTCGCCCTACCTGCATATCAGTGGCTTCGCGCGCGCTTTCGGCGCTACCGCTCCGCGGCCACGCTGACCGACAACCAGGTCACCACCGTCAGCCAGGTCTTGCACCTGACGGTTCAGGGCTCCCCGACGGGGGTGGCGGTGGTGGATCGCACCGGCTCGGTCATTCTCACCAACGGCCGCGCACACGACATGGGGATCGTGCACGAGCGCGCGCTGACGGAGGAGATCCTCCCGCTCGTGGACCAGGCCTTCGAGGACAAGGAAACCCACACCCTCGACTTCGCCACCAGCAAGCGCCGCCACGGCTCGCGGATCACCTCGGTGCGCGCGGTGGTCAAGCCGCTCACGCTGGTCGATGACCGCTTCGTCATTATCTACAGCACGGACGAGTCGGAAAACGTCCGCATGGAGTCCGCGCGACGCGACTTCGTGGCCAACGTCTCCCACGAGCTAAAGACCCCGGTGGGCGGCATGGCGCTGCTCGCGGAGGCGCTCATGGAGGCCTCTGATGACCCGGACTCCGTGCAGTACTTCGGCGGGAAGCTCCAAAAGGAGGCCCACCGCATGGCGGACATGATCAACGAGCTCATCTCGCTGTCTAAGCTCCAGGGCGCCGAGGCGCTGCCGGACATGGAGCTGGTCGCCGTCGACGAGATCATCGACGAGGCCATCGAGCGCAACAAGCTGGCCGCGGAGAACGCGGACATCGAGCTCATGCGCGGCGGCCGCTCCGGGGTCAGCGTCATGGGCGACAAGAACCTCCTGGTCACCGCCGTGAGCAACCTCGTGAGCAACGCGATCAACTACTCGCCCTCGGCGCAGCCGGTGACCGTGTCCACCAAGAAGGCGGACGAGGAGACGGTGCTCATCCGGGTCACCGACCGCGGCATCGGCATCGCGCCGGAGGATCAGAAGCGCGTGTTCGAGCGGTTCTTCCGCGTGGATAAGGCGCGTTCGCGATCTACCGGCGGAACCGGCCTGGGGCTGGCTATTGTTAAGCATGTGGTGGCCAACCACGGCGGCAACATCAAGCTCTGGTCGCGGCCGGGCACGGGATCCACCTTCACCCTGGAGCTCCCCATTCACCACGCTGACCCGCAGGGTCAGATTCCGGTCTCGGATATCGAGCCGGACATTTCACTTCGCCCAACTACTCACCGGGTGGGCTCGCGCAGAAAGGACAAGACGTTATGA
- a CDS encoding Ppx/GppA phosphatase family protein, translating to MRLGVLDVGSNTVHLVAVDAKRGGRPTPMSDWKTTLKLVEYLDADGAIDDKGLNKLTESVAEARGLATQLGCDELKPFATSAVRSATNGQEVLDHVEKETGVRLEILSGEDEARLTFLAVRRWYGWSAGRITNLDIGGGSLEMSTGMDEEPDVAYSLDLGAGRLTHNWFDTDPPERKKINLLRDFIDAELAEAARGIRAHGPARLAVGTSKTFRTLARLTGAAPSAEGPFVTRQLTAPGLRQLIAFISRMTAADRAELEGVSQNRSHQIVAGALVAEASMRALGIEVLEICPWALREGVILRRLEQGVDGPIVANDQKESEKA from the coding sequence GTGCGATTAGGTGTATTAGACGTGGGAAGTAACACGGTCCATCTGGTTGCGGTGGACGCCAAGCGCGGCGGCCGCCCCACCCCGATGAGCGACTGGAAGACGACCCTGAAGCTGGTTGAGTACCTCGATGCCGACGGTGCCATTGACGACAAGGGCTTGAACAAGCTCACCGAGTCCGTCGCCGAGGCTCGCGGGCTGGCCACGCAGCTCGGCTGCGATGAGCTCAAGCCCTTTGCCACCTCCGCGGTGCGCTCGGCCACCAACGGCCAGGAGGTGCTCGACCACGTCGAAAAGGAAACGGGCGTTAGGCTGGAGATCCTCTCCGGCGAGGACGAGGCCCGCCTCACCTTCCTCGCGGTGCGCCGCTGGTACGGCTGGTCCGCTGGCCGCATCACCAACCTCGACATCGGCGGCGGTTCGCTGGAGATGTCCACCGGCATGGACGAGGAGCCGGACGTCGCCTATTCGCTCGACCTGGGCGCCGGCCGCCTGACCCACAACTGGTTCGATACCGACCCGCCGGAGCGCAAGAAGATCAACCTCCTGCGCGACTTCATCGACGCCGAGCTCGCCGAGGCCGCCCGTGGCATTCGCGCCCACGGTCCCGCGCGCCTCGCTGTGGGAACCTCGAAGACCTTCCGCACGCTGGCCCGCCTGACCGGCGCCGCGCCGAGCGCGGAGGGGCCGTTCGTCACCCGCCAGCTCACCGCGCCCGGCCTGCGCCAGCTCATCGCGTTCATCTCGCGCATGACCGCCGCCGACCGCGCGGAGCTCGAGGGTGTGAGCCAGAACCGTTCCCACCAGATCGTGGCCGGCGCGCTCGTCGCAGAGGCCTCCATGCGCGCCCTCGGCATCGAGGTTTTGGAGATTTGCCCATGGGCGTTGCGCGAAGGTGTTATTCTGCGACGACTGGAGCAAGGCGTGGACGGGCCCATCGTGGCCAATGACCAAAAGGAGAGTGAGAAAGCGTGA
- a CDS encoding aldo/keto reductase — protein sequence MKPTHKRLIMGTMGLGGSWESPDYEPADIDLAHAVLEKAKEIGIDTLDTADIYRHGASESVIGEVFKRDRELERHFRVQTKCSIQLPNLQHPWTRYNSAGTYIREAIELSARKLGRAPEIMLLHRFDPLMDLKDTAFAIKSALDSGTIGAWGVSNYSAWQVERLADEVGSYPVANQLELSLSARGFVEHAMNAPFTGSRPGSDYQPGTVEYCADHEVQVQAWSPLARGAFSAPEVSSPTADKVRELAQTHETTPATIVLWWLTMHPAGIVPVIGTTNAERIASCRDALAPSKLTRLEWYELLTTVRGGNCP from the coding sequence ATGAAGCCCACACACAAGCGACTCATCATGGGGACCATGGGCCTGGGCGGCTCGTGGGAGTCCCCCGACTACGAACCGGCCGACATCGATCTCGCCCACGCGGTGCTGGAGAAGGCGAAGGAGATCGGCATCGACACCCTCGATACGGCGGACATCTACCGCCATGGGGCGTCGGAAAGCGTCATCGGCGAGGTGTTCAAGCGCGATCGGGAGCTGGAGCGCCACTTCAGGGTGCAGACCAAGTGCTCCATCCAGCTGCCCAACCTGCAGCACCCGTGGACGCGCTACAACTCCGCGGGCACGTACATCCGCGAGGCCATCGAGCTCAGCGCCCGCAAGCTCGGGCGCGCGCCGGAGATCATGCTCCTGCACCGCTTCGACCCGCTCATGGATCTCAAGGACACCGCGTTCGCGATCAAGTCGGCGCTCGACTCCGGCACCATCGGGGCGTGGGGCGTGTCCAACTACTCCGCCTGGCAGGTCGAGCGGCTTGCCGACGAGGTGGGCTCCTACCCCGTGGCCAACCAGCTCGAGCTCAGCCTCTCGGCGCGCGGCTTCGTCGAGCACGCCATGAACGCCCCGTTCACGGGCTCGCGCCCGGGCTCGGACTACCAACCCGGCACCGTCGAGTACTGCGCCGACCACGAGGTGCAGGTGCAGGCCTGGTCGCCGCTGGCCCGCGGGGCATTCTCCGCGCCGGAGGTCAGCTCCCCCACCGCCGACAAGGTCCGCGAGCTGGCCCAGACGCACGAGACCACGCCCGCGACCATCGTCCTGTGGTGGCTGACCATGCACCCGGCGGGCATCGTGCCGGTCATCGGCACCACCAACGCCGAGCGCATCGCCTCGTGCAGGGACGCCCTGGCCCCCAGCAAGCTCACCCGCCTGGAGTGGTACGAGCTGCTCACCACGGTCCGCGGCGGCAACTGCCCCTAG
- a CDS encoding glutaredoxin family protein, producing MGHLVELMVRATCGSCARVGAQIEPIVAASGSRLVRRDVDADPELAAEYGDRVPVVVIDGEEFACWEVDDEDLAAALADD from the coding sequence ATGGGGCACCTCGTGGAGCTCATGGTGCGGGCGACCTGCGGGTCGTGCGCGCGCGTCGGGGCGCAGATCGAACCGATCGTTGCGGCAAGCGGGTCGAGGCTTGTCCGCCGGGACGTGGACGCGGATCCGGAGCTGGCGGCGGAGTACGGCGACCGCGTGCCGGTCGTGGTCATCGACGGCGAGGAGTTCGCCTGCTGGGAGGTCGACGACGAGGACCTCGCCGCCGCCCTCGCCGACGATTAG
- the mshA gene encoding D-inositol-3-phosphate glycosyltransferase, with translation MRVAMISMHTSPLSQPGSGDAGGMNVYVLNTARHLARQGIEVDVFTRATRPSQGEIVEVERNLRVINIVAGPYEGLSKEELPTQLAAFAGGIVQFVKCERARSGFEGYDLIHSHYWLSGQVGWLLRDLWEVPLVHTAHTLASVKNHHRSETDTPESEARRICEQQLVDNADVLVVNTSEETRDLVRHYDAEADKVAVIAPGTDTDLFTPGTARNTEQARRDLGLPMHSKVVAFVGRLQQFKGPQVLLRAVAALLERDPDRNLRVIICGGPSGAAATAEQYFDLARSLGISHRVRFLDPRPPQELVTIYQAADIVAVPSYNESFGLVAMEAQASGTPVVAARVGGLPVAVAEGETGLLVDGHDPEDWADALAQLLDDDDSRIRMGQDAVAHAANFSWSVTASKLAEIYSEVLTAGVPACRGREAAGLEP, from the coding sequence ATGCGAGTAGCGATGATCTCGATGCACACCTCCCCGCTGTCCCAGCCCGGCTCCGGCGACGCGGGCGGGATGAACGTCTATGTCCTCAACACCGCCCGGCACCTAGCCCGGCAGGGGATCGAGGTGGACGTGTTTACCCGCGCCACGCGCCCGAGCCAGGGCGAGATCGTGGAGGTGGAGCGCAACCTCCGGGTGATCAACATCGTCGCCGGCCCCTACGAGGGCCTAAGCAAGGAGGAGCTGCCCACGCAGCTGGCCGCGTTCGCGGGCGGCATCGTCCAGTTCGTCAAGTGCGAGCGCGCTCGCTCGGGCTTCGAGGGCTACGACCTTATCCACAGCCACTATTGGCTGTCCGGGCAGGTCGGCTGGCTGCTGCGCGACCTGTGGGAGGTGCCGCTCGTGCACACCGCCCACACGTTGGCCTCGGTGAAGAACCACCACCGCAGCGAGACCGACACGCCCGAGTCCGAGGCGCGGCGGATCTGCGAGCAGCAGCTCGTGGACAACGCGGACGTGCTCGTGGTCAACACCAGCGAGGAGACCCGCGACCTCGTGCGCCACTACGACGCCGAGGCGGACAAGGTCGCCGTCATCGCGCCGGGCACCGACACCGACTTGTTCACGCCCGGCACCGCGCGCAACACGGAACAGGCGCGCCGCGACCTAGGCCTTCCCATGCACTCCAAGGTGGTCGCGTTCGTCGGTCGCCTGCAGCAGTTCAAGGGGCCGCAGGTGCTGCTGCGCGCGGTCGCGGCGCTGCTCGAGCGCGACCCGGATCGCAACCTGCGCGTCATCATCTGCGGCGGTCCCTCCGGAGCCGCCGCCACCGCCGAGCAGTACTTCGACCTCGCGCGCTCGCTGGGCATCTCGCACCGCGTCCGCTTCCTCGATCCGCGCCCGCCGCAGGAGCTGGTCACCATCTATCAGGCCGCAGATATCGTCGCGGTTCCCAGCTACAACGAGTCCTTCGGCCTCGTCGCGATGGAGGCGCAGGCGTCCGGCACCCCGGTCGTCGCCGCGCGCGTCGGTGGTCTTCCCGTTGCGGTCGCCGAGGGGGAGACGGGTTTGCTTGTCGACGGCCATGATCCGGAGGACTGGGCCGACGCGCTGGCCCAGCTGCTCGACGACGACGATTCCCGCATCCGCATGGGCCAGGACGCGGTCGCCCACGCGGCCAACTTCTCGTGGTCGGTCACCGCGTCGAAGCTGGCCGAGATCTACTCCGAGGTGCTCACCGCGGGCGTCCCCGCCTGCCGGGGGCGCGAGGCCGCGGGCTTGGAGCCGTAG
- a CDS encoding response regulator transcription factor has product MTTILLVEDEESLADPLMFLLRKEGFEVIHAADGPSALVEFENNDIDIVLLDLMLPGMSGTDVCKRLRAVSSVPVIMVTARDSEIDKVVGLELGADDYVTKPYSSRELIARVRAVLRRGGDSGGNDEAEDEQILVGGRVRMDVERHMVTVDGEEVQMPLKEFDLLEYLMRNSGRVLTRGQLIDRIWGADYVGDTKTLDVHVKRLRSKIELEPSSPRNLVTVRGLGYKFED; this is encoded by the coding sequence ATGACGACCATCCTGTTGGTCGAGGACGAGGAGTCGTTGGCGGATCCGTTGATGTTCCTCCTGCGTAAGGAGGGGTTCGAGGTCATTCACGCGGCGGACGGTCCGAGCGCGCTCGTGGAGTTCGAGAACAACGACATCGACATCGTGCTGCTCGACCTCATGCTGCCCGGCATGTCGGGCACCGACGTGTGCAAGCGCCTGCGGGCGGTCTCCTCGGTCCCGGTCATCATGGTCACGGCCCGCGACTCGGAGATCGACAAGGTGGTCGGCCTCGAGCTGGGCGCCGACGACTACGTGACCAAGCCCTACTCCTCGCGCGAGCTCATCGCCCGCGTCCGCGCGGTTCTGCGCCGCGGCGGCGACTCCGGCGGCAACGACGAGGCCGAGGACGAGCAGATCCTGGTCGGCGGGCGGGTGCGCATGGACGTCGAGCGCCACATGGTCACCGTCGACGGCGAGGAGGTGCAGATGCCGCTCAAGGAGTTCGACCTGCTCGAGTATTTGATGCGCAACTCCGGGCGCGTGCTCACCCGCGGTCAGCTCATCGACCGCATCTGGGGCGCCGACTACGTGGGCGACACCAAGACCCTCGACGTGCACGTCAAGCGCCTGCGCTCCAAGATCGAGCTCGAGCCGTCCAGCCCGCGCAACCTGGTGACGGTGCGCGGCCTCGGCTACAAGTTCGAGGACTAG
- a CDS encoding helix-turn-helix domain-containing protein yields MAREENGTFLTVAEVAEIMRVSKMTVYRLVHSGDLPAVRVGRSFRVHEKAVNEYLDSSYYEAG; encoded by the coding sequence ATGGCAAGAGAAGAAAACGGAACCTTCTTGACGGTCGCCGAGGTCGCAGAAATCATGCGAGTCTCCAAGATGACCGTTTACCGTTTGGTCCACTCCGGTGACCTTCCGGCGGTTCGCGTCGGGCGCAGCTTCCGCGTCCACGAGAAGGCTGTCAACGAGTACCTGGACTCCTCCTACTACGAGGCCGGCTAG
- a CDS encoding 30S ribosomal protein bS22, which produces MGSVIKKRRKRMSKKKHRKLLRRTRVQRRKLGK; this is translated from the coding sequence ATGGGTTCTGTCATCAAGAAGCGCCGCAAGCGCATGTCCAAGAAGAAGCACCGCAAGCTTCTGCGCCGCACCCGCGTGCAGCGTCGTAAGCTCGGCAAGTAA
- a CDS encoding long-chain-fatty-acid--CoA ligase: protein MSAFETKAWLQHYGEWTPHHLDYGTTTLLDVYDNNLALNADKLATYFFGRTLTYGELDKQVRSAAAGLRALGVRPGDRVAIVLPNCPQHIISYFAVLKLGAIVVEHNPLYTAAELEHPFDDHQARVAIVWDKACATLEKLRRTTPLETIVSVNMINAMPTMQRYALRLPIPAVKKKREQLHVSAPNTIPWEILTGPALGGQGDDVVSEPTVTKDSVAVILYTSGTTGAPKGAQLTHGGLFANIHQGKAWVPGLGDQPERLLGALPFFHAYGLTIVLNLGVFVGGQIILLPAPQIPLIMQIMKKNKPTWVPGVPTLYQRIIEAAKEKGISISGVRNSFSGASTLPVSTVEDWENLTGGLLVEGYGLTETSPIIVGNPMNSSRRPGYVGIPFPDTEIRIANPDNLDETQPDGTEGEVLVRGPQVFKGYLNQPEATAASFHGDWYRTGDVGVMEEDGFVKLVARIKEVIITGGFNVYPAEVEEALQAHPDILDCAVVGLPRDDGSESVVAAITMSEGAALDPEGLKNYCRERLTRYKVPRTFYHFEELPRDQMGKIRRRDVQAELIEKLQK from the coding sequence ATGTCGGCTTTTGAGACCAAGGCCTGGCTACAACACTACGGCGAGTGGACCCCCCACCACCTCGACTACGGCACCACCACCCTGCTGGATGTCTACGACAACAACCTCGCCCTCAACGCCGACAAGCTGGCGACCTACTTCTTCGGTCGCACGCTCACCTACGGCGAGCTCGACAAGCAGGTCCGCTCCGCCGCGGCCGGGCTGCGCGCCCTCGGCGTGCGCCCCGGCGACCGCGTGGCCATCGTGCTGCCCAACTGCCCGCAGCACATCATCTCCTACTTCGCCGTCCTCAAGCTGGGCGCGATCGTCGTCGAGCACAACCCGCTGTACACCGCCGCCGAGCTCGAGCACCCCTTCGACGACCACCAGGCCCGCGTGGCCATCGTGTGGGACAAGGCCTGCGCCACCCTGGAGAAGCTGCGCCGGACCACCCCGCTGGAGACCATCGTCAGCGTCAACATGATCAACGCGATGCCCACCATGCAGCGCTACGCCCTGCGCCTGCCGATCCCGGCGGTCAAGAAGAAGCGCGAGCAGCTGCACGTGTCGGCGCCGAACACCATCCCGTGGGAGATCCTCACCGGCCCGGCGCTCGGCGGCCAAGGCGACGACGTCGTCTCCGAGCCGACAGTGACCAAGGACTCCGTGGCGGTCATCCTCTACACCTCCGGCACCACCGGCGCCCCGAAGGGCGCCCAGCTCACCCACGGCGGGTTGTTCGCCAACATCCACCAGGGCAAGGCCTGGGTGCCGGGGCTGGGCGACCAGCCGGAGCGCCTGCTCGGCGCGCTGCCGTTCTTCCACGCCTACGGGCTCACGATCGTGCTCAACCTGGGCGTGTTCGTCGGCGGGCAGATCATCCTGCTCCCTGCGCCGCAGATCCCGCTCATCATGCAGATCATGAAGAAGAACAAGCCCACCTGGGTCCCCGGCGTGCCCACCCTGTACCAGCGCATCATCGAGGCCGCGAAGGAGAAGGGCATCTCGATCTCCGGCGTGCGTAACTCCTTCTCGGGCGCCTCGACCCTGCCCGTTTCCACCGTCGAGGACTGGGAAAACCTCACCGGCGGCCTGCTGGTGGAGGGCTACGGGCTCACCGAGACCTCTCCGATCATCGTGGGCAACCCGATGAACTCCTCCCGCCGCCCGGGCTACGTGGGCATCCCCTTCCCGGACACCGAGATCCGCATCGCCAACCCGGACAACCTGGACGAGACCCAGCCGGATGGCACCGAGGGCGAGGTGCTCGTCCGCGGCCCGCAGGTGTTCAAGGGCTACCTCAACCAGCCGGAGGCCACCGCCGCGAGCTTCCACGGCGACTGGTACCGCACCGGCGACGTGGGCGTGATGGAGGAGGACGGCTTCGTCAAGCTCGTGGCCCGCATCAAGGAGGTCATCATCACCGGCGGCTTCAACGTCTACCCGGCCGAGGTCGAGGAGGCGCTGCAGGCGCACCCCGACATCCTCGACTGCGCAGTCGTGGGCCTGCCCCGCGACGACGGCTCCGAGTCCGTGGTCGCCGCGATCACCATGTCCGAGGGCGCGGCGCTCGACCCGGAGGGGCTCAAGAACTACTGCCGCGAGCGCCTGACCCGCTACAAGGTCCCGCGCACCTTCTACCACTTCGAGGAGCTGCCGCGCGACCAGATGGGCAAGATCCGCCGCCGCGACGTGCAGGCGGAGCTCATCGAGAAGCTCCAGAAGTAA
- the proC gene encoding pyrroline-5-carboxylate reductase gives MSSIAVIGGGKIGEALVSGLVSSGVNPKDINVTNRNAERGQYLKETYGVVPFTENPSAVDEVSVVFLCVKPKDVANVVEEISDVVDNNTATTVVSMAAGVSNAVIEEALAAGAPVVRVMPNTPMLVGKGVSAVAPGRFVGEEQLQEVVGLLESVGTVRVVAESDMDAVTALSGSSPAYVFLVAEALIDAGVSLGLTREVAKDLAVGAMYGSAAMMQETGTEPTELRANVSSPAGTTIAAIRELEESGLRGAFYRAAQACADRSAELGK, from the coding sequence ATGAGTTCTATTGCAGTCATTGGCGGTGGCAAGATCGGCGAGGCCCTCGTGTCGGGCCTGGTGTCCAGCGGGGTCAACCCGAAGGACATCAACGTCACCAACCGCAACGCCGAGCGCGGCCAGTACCTCAAGGAGACCTACGGCGTCGTGCCGTTTACGGAGAACCCCTCCGCGGTGGACGAGGTCAGCGTCGTGTTCCTGTGCGTGAAGCCGAAGGACGTCGCCAACGTCGTCGAGGAGATCTCCGACGTGGTGGACAACAACACCGCCACCACGGTCGTGTCCATGGCCGCCGGCGTGTCCAACGCGGTCATCGAGGAGGCGCTCGCGGCGGGCGCGCCGGTCGTCCGCGTCATGCCGAACACCCCGATGCTCGTGGGCAAGGGCGTCTCGGCCGTCGCGCCGGGCCGCTTCGTGGGCGAGGAGCAGCTCCAGGAGGTCGTGGGGCTGCTCGAGTCGGTCGGCACCGTGCGCGTGGTCGCGGAGTCGGACATGGACGCCGTCACGGCGCTGTCGGGTTCCTCGCCCGCGTACGTCTTCCTCGTCGCCGAGGCGCTTATCGACGCTGGCGTGAGCCTCGGCCTTACCCGCGAGGTGGCCAAGGACCTGGCGGTCGGCGCGATGTACGGCTCGGCAGCGATGATGCAGGAGACCGGCACGGAGCCGACCGAGCTGCGCGCGAACGTCTCCTCGCCGGCGGGCACCACCATCGCCGCCATCCGCGAGCTGGAGGAGTCGGGGCTGCGCGGCGCCTTCTACCGCGCCGCCCAGGCGTGCGCGGACCGCTCGGCGGAGCTGGGCAAGTAG